A single window of Microcoleus sp. FACHB-831 DNA harbors:
- a CDS encoding (Fe-S)-binding protein encodes MQTSQNHLTNSSDSRPAKLSDFTSLPLAEEESGFDSDRPPNPKLIDTCVHCGFCLSTCPSYRVIGKEMDSPRGRIYLMDAINKGEIPLNEATAQHFDSCLGCLACVTTCPSGVQYDKLIAATRPQVERNYPRSLPDRLYRKLIFSLFPYPNRLRFLLAPLLVYQKLGFSKFFRATGLIKEISPTLGAMESILPDVTLKSFVDNLPELIPAQGKKRYRVGMILGCVQRLFFSDVNAATVRVLTANGCEVVIPKTQGCCAALPEHQGQKEQAQALARQMIDSFEETGVDAVIINAAGCGHTLKEYGHILEDDSDYKEKAVKFAAKVKDAQEFLAQVGLTAELSPITDEPLTLVYQDACHLLHGQKISLQPRQLLRQIPGVQLREPIDAALCCGSAGVYNMLQPDVADELGKQKVENLLNTGAELIASANPGCTLQITKHLREQGKEISIVHPLQLLDYSIRGVKLDE; translated from the coding sequence ATGCAAACTTCCCAGAATCATTTAACAAATTCATCTGACTCAAGACCAGCAAAATTAAGCGATTTTACTTCTTTACCTCTGGCTGAGGAAGAAAGTGGATTTGATAGCGATCGCCCTCCCAATCCAAAGCTAATTGATACCTGCGTCCATTGTGGATTTTGCCTTTCCACCTGTCCAAGTTATCGCGTAATTGGCAAAGAAATGGATTCTCCTAGAGGGCGAATCTATCTCATGGATGCTATCAACAAAGGTGAGATACCTCTTAATGAGGCAACAGCACAGCATTTTGATAGTTGTTTGGGGTGTCTCGCCTGCGTTACAACTTGTCCTTCCGGCGTCCAATATGACAAGCTAATTGCCGCCACTCGCCCCCAAGTTGAGCGCAACTATCCCCGCAGTTTGCCAGACAGATTGTATAGAAAACTCATCTTTTCCCTATTTCCCTATCCCAACAGATTGCGATTTTTATTAGCTCCTTTGCTGGTATATCAAAAATTGGGCTTTTCTAAATTCTTTCGCGCCACTGGGCTGATAAAAGAGATATCGCCCACTTTGGGGGCAATGGAATCCATTCTGCCAGATGTCACCCTCAAATCATTTGTAGATAATTTACCAGAACTTATTCCAGCGCAGGGTAAGAAACGCTATCGCGTAGGCATGATTTTGGGATGCGTGCAGCGTTTATTTTTCTCTGATGTAAATGCAGCAACGGTGCGAGTTTTAACAGCAAATGGCTGTGAAGTTGTTATTCCCAAAACTCAGGGTTGTTGTGCCGCGCTTCCCGAACATCAAGGCCAAAAAGAACAAGCCCAAGCTTTAGCCAGACAGATGATTGATAGTTTTGAAGAAACGGGTGTTGATGCTGTAATTATCAATGCTGCTGGTTGCGGTCACACTTTGAAAGAATACGGCCATATTCTGGAAGATGACTCTGATTATAAAGAAAAAGCTGTTAAGTTTGCCGCAAAAGTAAAAGACGCTCAAGAGTTTTTAGCTCAAGTTGGACTAACAGCAGAACTTTCACCGATTACTGACGAACCGCTGACTTTGGTTTATCAAGATGCCTGCCATTTATTGCACGGTCAAAAAATTAGTTTGCAGCCGCGTCAGTTGTTGCGCCAAATTCCAGGGGTGCAATTGCGAGAACCGATAGATGCGGCTTTGTGTTGTGGCAGTGCTGGTGTTTACAATATGCTTCAGCCTGATGTTGCTGATGAATTGGGTAAGCAGAAAGTAGAAAATTTGTTGAATACTGGTGCTGAGTTAATTGCTTCTGCTAATCCGGGTTGTACGTTGCAAATTACTAAGCATTTGCGCGAACAAGGTAAGGAAATTTCTATCGTGCATCCGCTTCAATTGTTGGATTACTCAATTCGGGGAGTTAAGCTAGACGAGTAA